Proteins encoded within one genomic window of Hemiscyllium ocellatum isolate sHemOce1 chromosome 1, sHemOce1.pat.X.cur, whole genome shotgun sequence:
- the anapc10 gene encoding anaphase-promoting complex subunit 10 isoform X1 yields the protein MTTPSKTPPGEDPKQLERTGTVREIGSQAVWSLSSCKPGFGVDQLRDDNLETYWQSDGSQPHLVNIQFRRKTTVKTLCIYADYKSDESYTPSKVSVRVGNNFHDLKEMRQLELVEPSGWIHVPLTDVNKKAIRTFMIQIAVLANHQNGRDTHMRQIKVYTPVEESSIGKFPRCTTIDFMMYRCIR from the exons ATGACCACCCCAAGTAAAACTCCGCCTGGAGAAGATCCAAAACAGTTGGAAAGAACTGGCACAGTGCGTGAGATAGGTTCACAGGCTGTTTGGTCCCTATCTTCTTGTAAACCAG GTTTTGGTGTGGATCAGTTACGTGATGATAATCTGGAAACATATTGGCAGTCAGATGGATCTCAGCCTCATCTCGTTAACATCCAGTTTCG CCGGAAAACAACTGTGAAAACCCTATGTATTTATGCAGACTACAAATCAGATGAAAGCTATACTCCAAGCAAGGTCTCTGTCAGAGTGGGAAACAACTTCCATGACCTCAAAGAAATGCGG CAACTGGAACTGGTGGAGCCAAGCGGGTGGATTCATGTTCCACTCACTGATGTCAACAAGAAGGCAATCCGTACGTTTATGATACAGATTGCTGTACTAGCAAATCATCAGAATGGAAGAGACACTCACATGAGACAAATTAAAGTCTACACACCAGTGGAAGAAAGTTCAATCGGTAAATTTCCGCGATGTACCACTATAGACTTCATGATGTATCGCTGCATTAGATGA
- the anapc10 gene encoding anaphase-promoting complex subunit 10 isoform X2 produces MTTPSKTPPGEDPKQLERTGTVREIGSQAVWSLSSCKPGFGVDQLRDDNLETYWQSDGSQPHLVNIQFRRKTTVKTLCIYADYKSDESYTPSKVSVRVGNNFHDLKEMRQWSPGFSSDT; encoded by the exons ATGACCACCCCAAGTAAAACTCCGCCTGGAGAAGATCCAAAACAGTTGGAAAGAACTGGCACAGTGCGTGAGATAGGTTCACAGGCTGTTTGGTCCCTATCTTCTTGTAAACCAG GTTTTGGTGTGGATCAGTTACGTGATGATAATCTGGAAACATATTGGCAGTCAGATGGATCTCAGCCTCATCTCGTTAACATCCAGTTTCG CCGGAAAACAACTGTGAAAACCCTATGTATTTATGCAGACTACAAATCAGATGAAAGCTATACTCCAAGCAAGGTCTCTGTCAGAGTGGGAAACAACTTCCATGACCTCAAAGAAATGCGG CAATGGTCTCCAGGTTTTTCCTCAGACACTTAA
- the anapc10 gene encoding anaphase-promoting complex subunit 10 isoform X3, with protein MTTPSKTPPGEDPKQLERTGTVREIGSQAVWSLSSCKPGFGVDQLRDDNLETYWQSDGSQPHLVNIQFRRKTTVKTLCIYADYKSDESYTPSKVSVRVGNNFHDLKEMRVFGRSM; from the exons ATGACCACCCCAAGTAAAACTCCGCCTGGAGAAGATCCAAAACAGTTGGAAAGAACTGGCACAGTGCGTGAGATAGGTTCACAGGCTGTTTGGTCCCTATCTTCTTGTAAACCAG GTTTTGGTGTGGATCAGTTACGTGATGATAATCTGGAAACATATTGGCAGTCAGATGGATCTCAGCCTCATCTCGTTAACATCCAGTTTCG CCGGAAAACAACTGTGAAAACCCTATGTATTTATGCAGACTACAAATCAGATGAAAGCTATACTCCAAGCAAGGTCTCTGTCAGAGTGGGAAACAACTTCCATGACCTCAAAGAAATGCGG GTGTTTGGAAGAAGCATGTGA